One Nostoc sp. UHCC 0302 DNA window includes the following coding sequences:
- a CDS encoding nucleoside deaminase yields the protein MDEFMETAIQEAKQGRQEGGIPIGSVLIKDGKILGRGHNKRVQDGDPITHAEIDCLRNAGRIGSYRGTTIYSTLMPCYLCAGAVVQFGIKKVIVGESRTFPGAKNFMVSHGVEVIDLNLDECEQMMSEFIETNPELWNEDIGK from the coding sequence GCAGACAAGAAGGTGGAATTCCCATCGGTTCGGTTCTCATCAAGGATGGTAAAATTCTCGGCAGAGGACACAATAAACGTGTGCAAGACGGTGATCCTATTACCCACGCTGAAATTGATTGTCTCCGTAATGCAGGTAGAATCGGCAGTTACAGAGGTACAACAATCTATTCAACCTTAATGCCGTGTTACTTGTGCGCTGGGGCAGTTGTGCAATTTGGCATTAAAAAAGTCATCGTTGGAGAATCCAGAACCTTTCCTGGTGCTAAAAACTTTATGGTATCCCACGGTGTAGAAGTAATAGATTTAAATCTTGACGAATGCGAACAAATGATGAGTGAGTTTATTGAAACCAATCCTGAACTCTGGAATGAGGATATTGGTAAGTAG
- the rbsK gene encoding ribokinase, with translation MSIVVFGSINMDLVATTSRLPVAGETLTGEEFFQIPGGKGANQAVALARLGIPTQMVGRVGTDSFASELLYNLHNSGVETENVSIDETVSSGVAMIAVDDRGENQIIVIPGANGQVNQEDVEQLSDLLPEATALLLQLEIPIAAVVAAAQAAQKAGVKVIFDPAPAQPNLPNELYSLVDIITPNEVETGQLVGFTVDGEETAAKAAAVLLQRGVKCVIVKLGAKGVFCATAEEKFFVPAFPVDAIDTVAAGDAFNGGLAAALFEGLSLHQAVVWGAAAGALTATKSGAQTSLPDRFTFDEFLKERE, from the coding sequence ATGAGTATTGTTGTTTTTGGCAGCATTAATATGGACTTGGTAGCCACAACATCTCGGTTACCAGTTGCAGGAGAAACACTGACAGGAGAGGAGTTTTTTCAAATACCGGGAGGTAAAGGAGCAAATCAAGCCGTAGCACTGGCACGTTTGGGAATTCCAACTCAGATGGTAGGGCGTGTAGGTACAGACAGTTTTGCGTCAGAATTACTATACAATTTGCACAACTCTGGTGTAGAGACTGAAAATGTTTCTATCGATGAAACTGTCAGTTCTGGAGTGGCGATGATCGCTGTCGATGACAGAGGTGAAAATCAAATTATTGTCATTCCTGGTGCAAATGGGCAAGTCAATCAAGAGGATGTAGAACAATTGTCTGACTTGTTACCAGAAGCTACAGCATTACTTTTACAACTGGAAATCCCTATTGCTGCTGTGGTTGCAGCAGCCCAAGCAGCACAAAAAGCAGGAGTAAAAGTGATTTTTGACCCAGCACCTGCACAGCCTAATTTACCTAATGAACTTTACTCATTGGTAGATATTATTACACCGAATGAAGTTGAGACCGGGCAGTTAGTAGGTTTTACTGTGGATGGAGAAGAGACTGCGGCAAAAGCTGCTGCGGTTTTATTGCAGCGGGGTGTAAAGTGTGTGATTGTCAAACTAGGTGCTAAAGGTGTTTTTTGTGCCACTGCTGAAGAAAAGTTTTTTGTACCTGCGTTCCCTGTTGATGCCATTGACACTGTTGCCGCTGGTGATGCTTTCAATGGCGGTTTAGCAGCGGCACTTTTTGAAGGACTTTCTTTACATCAGGCAGTTGTTTGGGGTGCGGCAGCGGGTGCTTTAACAGCAACAAAATCAGGCGCACAAACTTCTTTACCAGATAGGTTTACCTTTGATGAATTTCTCAAGGAAAGGGAGTAG
- a CDS encoding NAD(P)/FAD-dependent oxidoreductase, with protein MLADIRNMQKTDVIVIGSGIGGLSCAALLARYGFDVIVCESHSIPGGAAHAFERNGFKFDSGPSLYSGLSYSPSANPLRQVLDAIGSELPCATYNTWGCCLPEGNFDTSVGAEQFYEVLMKFGGDDAVSEWQQLQRVMEPLARAATAIPSAALRFDLGAARTVSRFAPSMARHALNISKLTGPFSRIMDGVVKDPFTRNWLDMLCFLLSGLPADGTSAAEVAFMFADWYRPGVVLDYPVGGSGALVDALVQGLQRHGGQLILNAHVEQVLVEDNRAVGVRLRDGKEMRSRRAVVSNASVWDTLKLLPEKAVPKQFRTKRQATPECDSFMHLHLGVDAQGLPSNLACHYIVVNNWEMGVTAPQNLVLISIPSILDSSLAPPGKYVMHIYTPGNEPYTLWQGMDRKSQEYAEQKRSRTEVMWQALERIIPDIRSRCEVTLVGTPLTHEHFLRRHRGSYGPAIPAGVGMFPGPSTPLPGLLCCGDSTFPGIGLPAVAASGMIAANTLAPVSKHLAMLGDIKCI; from the coding sequence ATCCTTGCAGACATAAGAAATATGCAAAAGACAGATGTAATTGTCATTGGTAGCGGTATTGGTGGTTTAAGCTGTGCTGCACTATTGGCACGCTATGGCTTTGATGTCATAGTTTGCGAAAGCCACTCTATTCCTGGTGGTGCTGCCCATGCTTTTGAGCGCAATGGTTTCAAATTTGACTCTGGGCCATCTCTTTACTCTGGACTTTCCTATAGTCCCTCTGCCAACCCCTTGCGGCAAGTACTAGACGCCATCGGCTCTGAGCTACCATGCGCCACATACAATACTTGGGGCTGCTGTCTACCAGAAGGTAATTTTGATACCTCGGTTGGTGCTGAGCAATTTTATGAAGTACTGATGAAATTCGGCGGTGATGATGCTGTGAGCGAGTGGCAACAACTTCAGCGCGTGATGGAACCATTAGCTCGTGCAGCAACTGCCATACCGTCAGCAGCATTGCGTTTTGATTTAGGTGCAGCTAGAACTGTCAGCCGATTTGCCCCTTCTATGGCAAGACACGCGTTAAATATCAGCAAGCTGACGGGGCCTTTTAGCCGGATTATGGATGGTGTTGTTAAAGACCCATTTACACGCAACTGGCTGGATATGTTGTGCTTTCTGCTTTCTGGACTGCCAGCAGATGGCACGAGTGCCGCAGAAGTAGCTTTTATGTTTGCCGATTGGTATCGGCCAGGAGTGGTGCTTGATTACCCTGTTGGTGGTAGTGGTGCTTTAGTTGACGCCCTTGTACAAGGACTACAACGACACGGTGGGCAGTTGATATTAAATGCTCATGTGGAGCAAGTACTTGTAGAAGATAACCGCGCGGTGGGTGTGCGTTTACGTGATGGTAAAGAAATGCGATCGCGTCGAGCAGTTGTTTCTAATGCATCAGTTTGGGATACGCTAAAACTACTGCCAGAAAAGGCTGTACCAAAACAATTTCGTACGAAACGGCAGGCGACACCCGAATGCGATAGCTTTATGCATCTGCATTTAGGCGTTGATGCCCAAGGGTTACCTTCAAACTTGGCGTGTCATTATATTGTTGTAAATAACTGGGAAATGGGCGTGACAGCACCTCAGAATCTTGTGCTGATTTCAATTCCTTCAATTCTCGATTCGTCCTTAGCGCCACCAGGCAAGTATGTGATGCACATATATACGCCTGGTAATGAACCCTATACTCTCTGGCAGGGAATGGACAGAAAAAGCCAAGAGTATGCTGAACAAAAGCGATCGCGTACAGAAGTAATGTGGCAAGCTTTAGAGCGGATTATTCCAGATATTCGCTCTCGTTGCGAAGTTACACTTGTTGGCACACCCCTAACGCACGAGCATTTTCTGCGTCGTCACCGAGGTTCTTATGGCCCAGCGATTCCGGCAGGAGTTGGTATGTTTCCTGGCCCTAGTACACCCTTACCTGGACTGCTATGTTGTGGAGACTCCACATTTCCCGGTATTGGTTTACCAGCAGTCGCCGCCAGTGGGATGATTGCTGCCAACACACTTGCGCCCGTTAGCAAGCATTTAGCCATGCTTGGGGATATCAAGTGCATTTAA
- a CDS encoding calcium-binding protein — MPSIEPDENREHRIKTEIIVDADDDKEERAMGWYYYLDDTLNFPFMAKWTKKGRKSAAEEKDVEVLGMAPDDECLKDMFVEVVYPNGKDEDVFSAKLSDIKAIDADDETQEALADWEYWLARGYKF, encoded by the coding sequence ATGCCTAGTATTGAACCTGATGAAAACCGAGAGCATCGTATAAAAACAGAGATAATCGTCGATGCTGATGATGATAAAGAAGAACGGGCGATGGGTTGGTATTACTACCTCGACGATACTTTGAATTTCCCCTTTATGGCGAAGTGGACGAAAAAGGGACGAAAATCAGCTGCTGAGGAGAAAGATGTTGAAGTACTGGGAATGGCTCCAGATGATGAATGCTTAAAAGATATGTTTGTGGAAGTGGTTTATCCGAATGGCAAGGATGAAGATGTGTTTTCTGCAAAACTATCTGATATAAAAGCAATTGATGCTGATGATGAAACCCAAGAAGCACTGGCAGATTGGGAATATTGGCTTGCTAGAGGATACAAGTTCTAA
- a CDS encoding sugar O-acetyltransferase produces MEKTEKQKMLAGELYLAEDPELTAESQQASRLLRRYNSTTVEQQEQRQQILQELFGKIGQKIIIVPPFHCDYGSNIYAGNGLYMNYGCVILDCNKVEIGENVLCAPYVQIYTAYHPLEPEIRLSGRELAAPIKIGNNVWIGGGAIICPGVTIGDGTTIGAGSVVVKDIPENVVAAGNPCRIIRHLS; encoded by the coding sequence ATGGAAAAAACAGAAAAACAGAAAATGCTTGCAGGGGAGTTATATCTTGCAGAAGACCCTGAATTGACTGCCGAAAGTCAGCAGGCCAGCCGTCTTTTAAGAAGATACAATTCTACAACTGTTGAACAGCAAGAGCAGCGGCAGCAAATTTTACAAGAATTATTCGGAAAAATAGGGCAGAAAATAATAATTGTCCCACCCTTTCACTGTGACTATGGCAGCAATATTTATGCTGGCAATGGGTTATATATGAACTATGGCTGCGTGATTTTAGACTGCAATAAAGTTGAGATTGGCGAAAATGTCTTGTGCGCCCCTTACGTACAGATTTACACTGCCTATCATCCTCTAGAGCCAGAAATTCGACTTTCCGGTAGAGAATTAGCTGCTCCAATAAAAATTGGTAATAATGTCTGGATTGGTGGCGGTGCTATTATTTGTCCAGGAGTGACAATTGGAGATGGCACGACTATTGGTGCTGGCAGTGTAGTAGTCAAAGATATACCTGAAAACGTCGTTGCAGCTGGCAATCCCTGCCGTATTATTCGGCATTTATCCTAA
- a CDS encoding diguanylate cyclase has translation MLARKILVVEDEKIQASNIRKSLQRLGYSVPEITNSGEEAIKKVAETSPHLVLIDICLAGEIDGEQVADIIRNHFRVPVLYLTEHSEYTYLHKHRLSEPFSYITKPFIERDLYIAVEMALYKHQLEKKLQEEKQKLAAIINSMGCAVIATYTNGCIQMMNPVAEKLTGWKQDEAFGKDLVEVVSLVDKNVEEAIKNLARSVMEGGEALNLQENCMLIAKDGTKIPIEDHVAPIKDNNGNITGTVLVFQEISKRKQTEAQLLRNAFYDGLTELPNRVLFLDRLRQAFERSKRRSDYYFAVLFVDLDGFKQINDRFGHIIGDDFLIEVARRLESCLRSGDTVARFGGDEFTVLLEDIKDVNDPTNVAKRIQDALKIPLNLKGHLIFTTASIGIALSCSRYEDPAALIRDADIAMYRAKQQGKARYTIF, from the coding sequence ATGCTGGCACGCAAAATCCTAGTTGTTGAGGATGAGAAAATCCAAGCCTCAAATATTAGAAAAAGCTTACAGAGGCTAGGTTATTCTGTTCCAGAAATCACGAATTCAGGCGAAGAAGCAATAAAAAAGGTAGCAGAAACTAGTCCACATTTAGTATTGATTGATATATGTTTAGCTGGTGAAATTGATGGTGAACAAGTAGCAGATATTATCCGCAACCATTTCCGTGTGCCTGTTTTATATCTAACAGAACATTCCGAATATACATATTTACATAAACACCGTCTCAGTGAGCCTTTTAGCTACATTACCAAACCATTTATTGAAAGAGACTTATACATTGCTGTTGAAATGGCTCTGTACAAACACCAACTCGAAAAGAAATTACAAGAAGAGAAACAGAAGTTGGCAGCAATTATCAACAGTATGGGTTGTGCAGTAATTGCTACATACACAAATGGTTGTATTCAAATGATGAATCCGGTAGCAGAAAAGCTTACAGGTTGGAAGCAAGATGAAGCGTTTGGCAAAGATTTAGTCGAAGTTGTTAGCTTGGTTGATAAAAATGTGGAAGAAGCGATCAAAAATTTAGCTAGATCCGTAATGGAAGGGGGTGAGGCTTTAAATCTACAGGAAAACTGTATGCTGATTGCTAAAGATGGCACAAAAATCCCTATAGAAGATCATGTTGCCCCTATCAAGGACAATAATGGTAATATTACTGGCACAGTTTTAGTTTTTCAAGAAATATCCAAACGCAAGCAGACAGAGGCGCAACTGCTCCGCAATGCTTTTTATGATGGGCTGACGGAATTACCAAATCGCGTTTTATTTCTGGATCGTTTGAGGCAAGCATTTGAACGTAGCAAACGTAGAAGCGATTATTATTTTGCAGTTTTGTTTGTAGACTTAGATGGCTTTAAGCAAATTAACGATCGCTTCGGTCATATAATAGGCGATGATTTTTTAATAGAGGTTGCCAGACGCTTAGAGTCATGTTTACGTAGTGGCGATACTGTAGCACGATTTGGTGGCGACGAGTTTACGGTTCTTTTAGAAGATATTAAAGATGTTAACGATCCTACCAACGTTGCTAAACGTATTCAAGATGCTTTAAAAATACCACTAAACCTCAAAGGACATCTGATATTTACTACAGCCAGCATTGGTATTGCATTAAGTTGTAGTCGCTATGAAGACCCAGCAGCCCTGATTCGAGATGCTGATATCGCTATGTATCGAGCCAAGCAACAGGGAAAAGCTAGATACACTATATTTTAG
- the folB gene encoding dihydroneopterin aldolase, which yields MDFIHVTGIRCYGYTGYLPEEKVLGQWFEVDVKLWLDISTAAKTDAIEDTLDYRSVISLVQHLVKTSKFVLVERLVSTIADSILQESDRITQVQVTLSKPAAPIPDFGGKISIEVTRTKSDL from the coding sequence TGCTATGGCTATACTGGGTATCTGCCTGAAGAAAAGGTACTTGGACAATGGTTTGAGGTCGATGTGAAGTTGTGGCTCGATATCTCTACTGCTGCCAAGACTGACGCAATTGAAGACACTCTAGATTATCGCAGTGTCATTAGCTTGGTGCAACATTTGGTAAAGACATCCAAGTTTGTGTTGGTGGAACGGTTAGTCAGCACGATCGCAGATTCTATTCTCCAAGAAAGCGATCGCATCACACAAGTCCAAGTCACTTTGAGCAAACCCGCTGCACCCATTCCAGACTTTGGCGGCAAAATTAGCATTGAAGTGACTAGAACTAAGTCTGATCTTTGA